aagtcaaagtacagccaaaaaaagtaaaaatagtcatagtatgtcataaaaatgtcgaaaaagtcataacagtatgttgaaaagtcagtatagtaggtcaaaaaaagtcatagtatgttgaaaaaaagttaaaaagtctagaccaaaataagtcacagtatagtatgtctcgaaagtcaaaaaagtcatgtcgaaaatttaagaaaatagtcatagtgaagtatgctgaaaaaaggcacaatatagtaaagtaaaaatgtcaaggtaagtcatagtatagtacgtggaaaaaaagtcatattaaaatatgtcggaataaaagtcatagtatgtcacaCAGTCGGAGGGCTATGTTGTAAAaatatcatgaaaaagtcatagtataataggtcaaaaaaaaaaaatcatagtataataggtcccaaaaaaaaaaaatcatggtgtAATaggtccaaaaaaaaaaaaaagtcatagtataataggtcccaaataaaaaaaaatcatggtgtaataggtacaaaaaaaaaagtcatagtatagtacgttgcaataaagtcataatatagcatgtcgtaaaaagaGTCATTACAGCatatcggggggggggggggattacagTACGTCAGAAAAAGTcgagaaaaaaaggttatagtatgtaaaaataaaaagccacagtatagcatgtcataaaaatgcGAAGATGAGTGATAATATAGTATGTGGctaaaggtcatagtatagtatgttgaagaaaagtCATTGAATAccatgtccaaaaaagtaatagtatataaAGTTATGTCGTAAAAAtctcacaaaaagtcataggtccaaaaaagtcatagtatgttttaaaaaaaagtcgcaaaaaagtcatatatggtatgtcgtaaaaagacaaaaccagAGACCAACTGATAAAGGACTTTTAAGGCTGATACGCATATTTGACTTAAAaatcgttttttattttttaaatattcatttatcagaattatAGATCATAactgattctgatgaatgaagatttaaaagttctttttttatgaaagcaGATActgatagatcgggaaatgcctaatatcggtcGGTCTTATACAACAAGCTATGTCAAAATTGttattgtatgttgtaaaagaATTGTGGGAAAAAATAGAATATAGCATTACATCAAAAAATCTTGTAGGTCGTAAAAGTcaaccaaaaaaagtcatgattcATAAAAGTCACATGAAAGACACAAATGGAAGTAAAACAAAGAGGGATCATAGTTAAAGagatgagagaaagaggaggccTGATGGACAATATCTACTTACCTCTGCAAAGGTCATCCTGTTAGCATGTTTCCTGATCTCAGTCAGTCCCAGACGCTCCTTCATCTTTCGATACCTTCATAAAGACAAGAGCATACGAGGttacacacgcgcacacgcacacacgcacacgcacacacgcggaCGCTTTGTTCTGCTGTTGCAGAAtgttttagttgaaataaaacACTACACAGATCTCCATATTgcacttttctttaaatgcgTGGCCTGTAGAGtacctccttcctcctctcttcttcctctgtccaTCCAGTGGGGCTGGCAGCGGTTTTACCTGCTTCACTGGCGGAGGTTCCTGCCACTTATCAAACTTCCTTTCAATTTCTTCTTTCAGATCGTAGCCAACCTGcaaataaaataccaaaaaaaaggTGAACACAAGAGTTACAAATTAACtagatgttttctttaatattgCTACAtgcaaaaactaaatgttgactTATTTGTAAAACACTTCTTTTAACTATTGAAAGTGTATGGGTGTTATTTAAACTAAAAAGCAATGGTTGAGGCTGTGACCTTTCATGTTGTGTTCGACTACATTGTATTGTAAGGCGTTTGTAAAAATATTGGTCCTCCATGTAAGTACATGTAGACTTCAAGAAAACATAGGAATTCAGCCCTTTTGtaccagttttattttgttacaccACCCAGTTAATCTTGAATtctgcattaatgtgtatgtgcTCCATATGAACAGTCACCTTGCCGGCTGAACTCTCATGGAAACTGTCCACTCGGGAAGCCAGAGTGCACTTTGCAGACACGAGACGAGCTGCCTTCCTCCTGAGGTCCTAAAGACACAACATGGAAGACAAGTGTTAGCTACAAGGTCCCCTTGCTGagttaaatacacaaaaacccTTCAATATGTTTATGTTGATGTATTTACTGACCGGTGGTAGTGACTGCACAACATCACAGTGGTAGATGTAGCCGGTGTGGGGCAGCAGGGAGGTACTGCTGAAGCCGGACAGGGTTCTTCTCTGAGCTCCCAGCAGCATGAGATTACAGGCGGGCATCTTGGAGAGGTTAGTGAGGCCGCCAGCAATACCTGCagccagagggggggggggaagaaagcAAACAATTGTAGATTGGGTGACATGGACAatatgatgtaatgtaatgtgaatGCCTCTAAAAAAATTTTAATCTAAAACTAATCTTTTTGCATCTCTTACCCATGATCTTGGCTGCTGTTGATGCGCCAACGATGATAGACAGATTTGGGGCAATGAATGACATTCGGGACTCTACATATTCATATATCCTGTGTTTAGACTGGTTCAGCTCCAGAGCCATGTCACATGACTCCTCCAGTTGCTTCAGTTCATCCTCACTTAGCAGTGTCCTGAAGCcgttaaaatacacaaattcaaCTTAATGATTAGCATTTAAACTGTGACTGTCCTATGGACAGGATAGGTCAAACCGCTAAAACCAGATGTCTGTTGCCTGACTCACCCCTGTGTGGTCGAGGCTGTGACACTGACAACCATAATAGTGGCATTGGTGAGGATTTGCTGCAGAGTTTCATTGGTCTTGCACTTCTCGAGATTGTTCCCCAATTCCTAAGGAAACACAAATGGTGAATAAAGGATGCTTAAATTGCGACAAAAAAACgcctttttaaaatttttgacaggacagccaaagacatgaaaggggagagaaccacatgcagcaaagggctgcaggtcagggTCTAACATGGGCTCGCCGCATCGAGGAGAACCTCTACATCTGGCCACCCAATAAtgccttttattattttcttaaaaacatgaTAATTTCCAAGGGTGTAGCAattctgagctttcattttatttttattttataagtaTTACCTATAACATTAACCCATTAGGTCAGTCAGTGTAATTTCTACAACATGAGGGATAACACAAACTCTTTAGTTTTCGAAAATCATAAGTCTTTCCCTTCCCTTTTGTGTATATAACGTGTGAAAATAACTTATTGAAAACAACCGAGAATTCATTATTGGCCTTCTGCAGATGTGTAACCATACATTAATCAATAACTTAAAATTGTCTTctgtccaacaaaaaaaaaaaaaaaaatagtcagtGGTGCAGCAAAAGCAACTCTGGACACCTCACTATCATTCTGAAATGTGTTCTTTGTATAGAAGCAGAATAAACATTTCATCTCACCTTGACTGTGCGGACATAATCTAGAGAATCTGGCACCAGAGACTCGAGCTCTGGGAACCTCTTGGAGTACTTGTCCCGAGTAAACTTGTGAATGATATCTGAAACCCAGGCAGGTAATCACATCTTTGTTAGACAGAGCAGAGAAACATAAACCTTTCACATGttgagttttagtttttttaaaccaagcagTAACAGCCAACTCACTGAGCTCATTGTCAATCTCCACTGTGAGGTTGTTGGCTGCAACGATCAGTCTGTATTCTGGGTCAGACTCAACTGGCCCCGAGactaaaaggaaacaaaaaccaACATAATCAGTCCAATTTTAAATCAGATTCTTGGTTAAAAATCCACTGAAATAAAATGCTGTGAggaactttttaaaacataaaccaTATGGTCATacgaaacacacacaaaatttgAATATCGTGCAAAAGTTCATTTCTCTCAGTATTAAAACGCCAAATtcaaaaatctcagaaaatttgaatattacatgaaaccttaaaaaaaaggatattaaatacagaaatgtcagcactttaaaaaatataatcatgCATGTGTACTCAGTacttacagtggggctcgaaagtttgggcaccccaattaaatatttgtattaatgtgcataaagaagccaaaaaaaaaaaaagaaaaaaagaaaaaagaaaaggaaaaatctcCCAAAAAAGGTATCAAGTGacaaattagacatttgtataatatgtcacaaaacatttagattttattaCCATCTTTTACGCtacaaaagtttgggcaccctgcagagttaagaCCTTGTGCTGCCCCCTTTGGCGAGTATCACAGCTTTGAAACACTTCTCGTAGCCAGCCAAgggtctttcaattcttgtttgaggtatcttcgcccattcttccttacaaaagtcttccagttctttggaGATTTCtggtctgtctgtcacacactgctctttcaTGGtttatccatagattttcaattatgttgaggtcaggagataatccactgtggatttgGAGGTGTATTTAGGATCagtatccatttgtagaagctatcctctctttaactttttCACAGATcaggcatcaagttagcgtccaaaatttgctaaaatcttattgaatccatttttccttctactcgtgaaatcttccctgtgccactggccgcaatacaaccccaaagcatgatagATCCCCAGAGgcgctttccaaagggggcggtgcatgctataaactctgcagggtgcacaaacttttgcagacgtcattttttagttttcggttattttgaaagtggaatttcaaaataattggaattttttccatcttttcttggcttctttatgcagaTTAATAAAAATTTTTTACcaggggtgcccaaacatttgaGCCCCACTGCAGTTTGTGCCCCTTTTTGCATGAAATACTGCCTCAATGCAGCGTGGCATGGGTGCCATCAGCCTGTGGCACTGCTGTGGTGTTATGGAAGACCAGCATGCTATTGTAGCAGCCTTGAGCTTGTTTTGTTCTCATGTCTCATCTTTCTCTTGGCAATGCCTCatagattctctattgggtttagttCAGGTGAGTTTGCTGACCAATCAAGCACGGTAATCCCACGGTCATTGAATcaggttttggtacttttggcAGTGTGGGCAGGTGCCAGGTCCTGCTGGAAAATGAAGTCAAAATCTCTGTAAAGCTTGTCTGCTGAAGGAAGAGCAAAATATTCGTAAATGTCCTGGTAGACTGCTGCACTGACTATGGACTTAATAAAGCACAGTGGACCACcaccagcagatgacatggctACCTAAATCAACAGACTGGAAACTTCATATTGGGCATTTTGCAGGTGTTATGGATAAATTAGCTGATTAGAGTGGGACACTTTGAGCCTAAAACATTGGAACCTTTTGCCAATATTcaaattttctgagattttgaatttggggttttcataagATGTAGGCCGAATTCATAACAAGTaaaaggcttgaaatatctcactttgcatgtaatgagtatttgtatatatatgttccccttttaagttgaatttctaaaaaaaaaaaaaagaacttttgcACGATATTCAAATTATCCGAGTTTCACCTGTACATTCACAGGAAAACATGCGACTTGGTCACACTCACCCTCTGAGTTCCTGCGCTGTTTTCCACTATACTTTGAAATTTTCTCCATAATCTCAGAAAACTGCAGAGAAAAATTAAGATTATGTTAGAAAGACCAGAACAGATGTATTACTATTAATATCCTTTTCTATAACACGCTTATATGATACAACTCACCTGTTTGCTATTGCGGAGCTTGGCAATGGACGCAACACTCTCAGCTTTACTGTAGTCTACCTCCATCTCCTCTTGGATGTCTTCCAGCCCTGCATCTGTCCTTCCCTGTGTTGCTTCTCCATCACtatccctctcctcttcctctggaTACAACCCGTCCTCCCCCTCATCACCGGCCTCCTCCAAATCTGCCAGAAGCTCGTCCGCCAGAGACATCTGCAATCAGCAGCAAAGTTTAAGGACATTAGAGATAACTGGCTTAATAAAAAAACGCTACTCAGATCAGTTTCCAAAATTAATCCCAAGGACCACCAGGGGTCTTGAGAGTTACTGATTGCACAACAGTTTAAATCTTTCTAATATAATATCTACCACTGACTGCATGGCGTCTAACATCTCAGAATTTTCCTCTCTTACTATTATAGCagattaaaatgaacattttactATTCACATTACTTATCTGTTGTAGGATAAATTAAATCCATATTCTTAAAAGAAGCCAAGCAGATTCATCAATAAATCTGAGGAATAACCAGATGGTTagagaaaatatgaaaaaataatgacTAAATACTTAGTTGCTGACCgctctaatttctgctttattctTGTAAAATACTGAATACTCTAATGAATCAATCTTAAAAACGactttgttaaaataattttaatgttgtacTGCACACAATCAATGCCATAACCTTAAAACGTTGATTAGTTTTAAGTTGGTTACAAGCCCAAACTATTGGGAATCAGTGTTTGACTAAGAGTTTCTTCACAAGtgctagttttttttcattataatttGGACGATTCATAAAACAAGCAATTCAAGATACCGCGTTGTGCTCTTACTATTTATGAACAGGCAAATACGGATCACTAATGTGAATAATTAGTTAGTTATAGTCTATGACAAAATCCTCAAAGGGGATTCACCAAATCATGTGGGAGTTGTTTATAGAAGTAGCTGGAGTTAAAACTAATAATTTTAGGGCATAACGGCTCTGATCAGGCTCAATCAGAATCAATCATTAtcataataaattaatacaactgaataaataataaggCAGACCAAAACTGATTATGTAAGGTTAGCTATTTGAGAAAGACGTTTGTACACACTCCGATTCAAATTCAGTAGTTGTATCGTGAATGTAGCGCAGGGTttatgctagctagctagcgttaacAAACGTTTGCTGGACGCAGCCGGTCGCAGCCCGttatgttactacagctttaaTAAATATCTAAAACTTACCTCTAACCTTCAAACGTTGGTAGactaatgaaacaaaacaaatatgccTTATAAAGGCTTCAACACATGTACGTCTAAGGCAAACGATACGATGATTTCATCGTCAGCCTGCGATGTACTGCTAAATTGTTTGACGCGGACTAAATACGTAGCAACCTTCGAACTGATTTCTGGGAAATTAAGTCAATGCGCCATGCATGATTCTATCTTTAACTGTCTAGGGATCCTCTGCGATTATGGCTCAACATGGGTGTTCTTGGTCATAAATAGAGCGCTTTACGATTACAAACAAAACGATTTATTGTCATGAAACAGTTCAATAAGAGGTTCACATTTTGTAGCTTTTATTTCCCCTTGTTTATACATTATCCCTTGAAAACCGTTCTTTAAACAATACAGGTTCTAAACCAACATTTAAACAGACTAAACAAATGGACTAGTTGGACCTAGACTGCAGGATGGACTGTTATTAGTAGAAAATGGGGTAAAtgaacatatacaaacatatggAGTTATTTACTGATGAAAGGCTTTGATTTTTCATGCTAAGCTACATTAACGGTcattaaacaaagtaaaagaatgACAAGACAGCTAGAAATTCATAGACATTGGAAAATAATGACACGTTACAGGACATAGTTCCATACAGATTGGCATATATTAAGAAGTAAacttatacaaaatatttttttagcaaTTGAGACGTT
The genomic region above belongs to Etheostoma cragini isolate CJK2018 chromosome 6, CSU_Ecrag_1.0, whole genome shotgun sequence and contains:
- the prpf31 gene encoding U4/U6 small nuclear ribonucleoprotein Prp31 is translated as MSLADELLADLEEAGDEGEDGLYPEEEERDSDGEATQGRTDAGLEDIQEEMEVDYSKAESVASIAKLRNSKQFSEIMEKISKYSGKQRRNSEVSGPVESDPEYRLIVAANNLTVEIDNELNIIHKFTRDKYSKRFPELESLVPDSLDYVRTVKELGNNLEKCKTNETLQQILTNATIMVVSVTASTTQGTLLSEDELKQLEESCDMALELNQSKHRIYEYVESRMSFIAPNLSIIVGASTAAKIMGIAGGLTNLSKMPACNLMLLGAQRRTLSGFSSTSLLPHTGYIYHCDVVQSLPPDLRRKAARLVSAKCTLASRVDSFHESSAGKVGYDLKEEIERKFDKWQEPPPVKQVKPLPAPLDGQRKKRGGRRYRKMKERLGLTEIRKHANRMTFAEIEDDAYQEDLGFSLGQLGKSGSGRVRQAQVNEATKARISKSLQRTLQKQSMTYGGKSTVRDRSSGTSSSVAFTPLQGLEIVNPQAAEKKVAEANQKYFSNMAEFLKVKKEAKM